The Mytilus edulis chromosome 4, xbMytEdul2.2, whole genome shotgun sequence nucleotide sequence GAGGTCAGGGTCTATTAGTCTTAGACCCCGACTgacaaacatgtacaccttacaccAAATATAGGTTGCTTATGGTATCCCAGAAACATaccaaaattaaacattgatcaatgaaccataaaaCTGAAGCcaatgtcagatgaaccctgccagacaacATATACACCATGCAATCATTCCATAACCAAATAAGctgacctattgcttacagtatccggaGAAAAAACACCAGACATAACCGTGAAAGTTTACATTCActaatgaatcatgaaaatgagatcaGGGTCAGATTAACCCTGTCAGTCTGACAAGTACACATCACAATCGTTccaaataccaaatatttttgaaatattgcgTATAACAAGGATgtgtatagtactatacaaatccttgcttatagtatttatatagtaaatagacaaaaccacgaaaacaaaacatagaccaatgaatcatgaaaatgatattagGGTCAGATTAACACTGTCAGGCTGACAAGTACACATCACAATCGTTCCATACATCAAACCTATTTGAAATATTGCTGATAGTTTTtggtaaattacagaaaaaaacataaaatcattacgtagaccaatgaaccatgaaatgagatCAAGGTTAGATGAATCCTGCAAGACGGACAAATGTACACATTGCTTCAAAATAGACCAAACAATAGTCggttttacacaagtatttcTTATGAAGTTAAATACAGAAAGGTGCTTTGGTCGCAATTGCATTATAGTGTTGTTTTCACAATTTTAATCAGAATTCAGTAAAGTGACTGTTTATAAAATAAGCATTGGaatattcatatacatatattgtcCCATTACTCTGAAACATCAGTCCAGACTGATATTGCAAAATCGAAAGGGAGCCAACATTCACCAATTCAAACAACAGTGTAAAGTTTGTAGTTGTTTAGACAAACTCAATGAAATTACTGATCCGACGAATATTATATTATGTAGAGATCAAAGGCTATGTGTCGCTGGTAAGTTGAAACAGACTTATCGTGActgtcaaccaattcgtgatggtaaCACTTTTGTAGTGTCGATATAAGCCGACCTTCCTCGTAAATATGTTGGAGCAGTTTTCGTTTAGATAGCACACCGCTTTGTTTAATAAAGTATATCAATAATACCCaactccaagaaaaattaaaaaggtgaaatttataaaaagaaaatgacaaaattaaacgctttaaataaaaaataaactgacatattCATGCCTTGGAGCAGAAAATATGAAGTTTGTATAGTTTTAATAACGCGATCGCAATGTATCAAAAAAGATATGTTGGCGCAAAACGAAGGGGCAGATGGTTCATCCAAACATACTGGAGCTATTTTACTTGACgtgtgatttataaaaaaaaacataaatcttaaaTTTGAAGGTTAAAGTCCTATAACTCTGGAATAAAATAAATTCCAATGAGCTAGTAAAGTTTAGAGAAAACTTATAGTATGCATACTCTAAAAAAGTGCAATACGCGAAAACTAGTCTtacagaatagaatagaatagattCTGAATATTGTTATTTCCCGAAATTGCAGGGCCCACGAAGGGCATACATAAATcagttacaattaaaaacatcACAGTATACATCAGGGCTACATATATGACGGCTAACGTCGCATTACTCTGGAACGGTATTCAAAATAAGTTTTAGAAAATCAAGATAGTGTCTATCAACCCCAACAAATAGCACACAGTCTAAGTAAATAGATCAGAGCAAACACACGTTAGTTTGGGATCTGAGAAAAAAATCGTCTTTCTTATCTATTAACACAATTTTCAAAATCGAATGGGAACTTTCTTCTGTCAACCGTCCAAAGATAATTGTTGACAACTAAAGCCAATGATAAATAGAAAATGaaacaattcataaaaaaatttagTCACTTCAACctatgtttacaaaactttcaaaaaaaatctgttcgtaaattttacatttaacatAATATAGAATACTTATCTTTGAGACACTTGAGGaaaattaagttttaattttaACTATTGTTTCcctatataatgtatatataggCTCCATCCACCACTCAAGGGTGTAATTTGTTgctgttttatatatttgtttttcgttcattattttgtatattagttaggccgttagttctcttgtttgaatggttttacatttgacatttcagggccttttattggctgtgctcattgttgaaggccaccttacggtgacctataattgttaaattctgtgtcattagGTATCCTGTGAAGAGTTTTCTAAGTGGTGATCATAATTTGAAATACAATTGCAAGATCCCATATGAAGCTTGGATGTTTTCCAATCTCGAGTCGAAGATAAGATTTGTCAAATATTACGTGTTTTATCTTGAATGCACTAAGAATCTTACATATTCAAAACTATCTATAGAAATGGACACTTCGTATGTGTATTATAAGCTTTTTCTTCTAACTTTGATATTACATGCGACTTACTCAGACACCATAGTGGCTAGGCTGCAGAAACTAGAACAATATGCAGTTTCTCAAAACGAAAAGACCACTTCATTGGAAAATATCATCAGACACCTAGGAAATACCGTCAGACACCTTGAAAAAGAAAACAGTGAATTGCAGTCGGTCCAAAACACGCACCTATTAACTAAAAGAAGGGCTCGGGATCAGTTAAATGTGAAAGATGCACGGAGACTCTTGTTAGGTAAGTTGGAATTCTCTGTCGGTGATATAATAGAAAAGTGAGAATACAACTTAAATTTCATGACATTTAATAACACATAAACactaaaacataaacaaaaaaacacaaaatattgaaAACCGGTACAAACAAAATTAACGCTATTATTGTAACAAGAAGAGGATATACACCAGGATCAGTTCGACGTTAAACGCGCAGACTCTTGTAATGCAATATTCCGCTTTAATTATTTATACACCCCAAAAGAAAAAGACGACgtgcagatctgagagtactcgtagcTACTGACAGCTAGCACacgcaaaaaaaaaatactaatatgcacggccgacactcggctaaccgagagattggtcggttaatctatattgagtatgcggctatatgggagattggtctgttaatcgggttggctatacgtctgttaagagtaaaacgcacaatttaatgttaatttctatcaaatatacagatttttggcatattataagaatcaaatcaaaaaaagaaaagtgtctgacaaaatgatatctatcatagaacattttccacctttaaaaacatttcatagtctacgcagtttttagtaaaagtaaaaggcgtcgcgcaagtatgtagtattaaTGACtacacgcatagcaatttttttgataaaaggcgaaacaaacaattttagatatcatttaaaagacacaaactaCTACTTTGGTTCTTgcatataaattgacattagtaaatatttcataattgtaatataacgtgagtaataccacgttttagtgaaaattatgggttataaagtctgttaatgggttggacaattgaaattgtgtcagttaagagttatttagccacgaaaatagttttgctacctttatattttctcattgaaaaagttaagaatgagagattcttgagtaaaaaaaaatgataacacggTGCAGCACTATCCTTCCAGTAAACGCATTTTTGTTTTGACTTTCTTTGAATTTTATTgaagagtgtgtcacttcaatatagcgtgatctgggttggccgctggaatatgcatgaatttattattaacgatttcaatcagccttaatttttgtgtctgcaaaaagtagcatgttctcaaatccgactgaacGTGTCTtcctaatacaacacagggtacttataacgtgttgtcgttctcatatgcacatgctatttgtcactggacgtttaaccCAAATTCGTCAGTATCATCCAatattggttcttttcttctattacttaatcatctgttgtttataaatcattctaaagaagtaaatggaaaggagcgaatgcagctacatttggttgtattaagtttaaattcatgttattccgtttagttccttttcaACATATGTGCAgtggagaactgcagttgtccacATGTAAACTTCAAGCATTTgttaccaatatgagtacatcgcaatccgttactgtttcaacacccagggtggttttatgtctttattcttaaacaattattgtttttttttctctcttttttagcaatgcatcactctctactgtccttatcttttatttatattctgtatctccatccagattctcgtgtatacaagGTTGGGTGGTAAATACCACCCCCGGTATTTACCAGTGGTATTTACCGGTATTTACCGCCCCGGACAATACTCCCCAAGTGgtcaatactggcaaatactggtcaattgaaatttttatggttgtttttactattaattgaagtaaaaacttgacaaaaagtaaaatatactTCAACTTTAATCTTTATGAATGTGTCAgcttaaaaaattaatgaatttgatgttttattcatttaaaacacTTGTTCctactgatttaaaatttagttattatgaatTATGATATTGCATacttcagatatatatataaaattacattttatttcaacatttataaatcaatatattttttattcaaaatgtatgattttacaggTAGTTAGAATTAAAGGTAAATAaaacgaatgtaggacagaaagtcacaggacaaaaagtcacagacaaaaagtcacggacaaaaagtcacaggacaaaaagtcacaattcattttttctgattattttctttgaataaaaaacgcttatttctacaaaaatatttttgtatttatcttaaactattgtatataaaccaactttttaaacaaaatgtatccaaaaaatatcaaagattatcaaataattgttaaaaaaaacaaaatgtcaaagtgacttggcacttaaatggcttcatggtgccaagaaaaacATCTtatgcatgattaaaattaaataaatcttcatttttcaagtatactGACActtttcctaaactttaatatgaatatatgtatttaaacgtaaatatttcaagatttattcttatatattaaaataatggtcaataaattatttgtgactttttgtcctatcaaatttgtgactttatgtcctgtgactttttgtcctgtgactttctgtccgtttaccaatAAAACTACAGGTAAATGAAGTTACATGGGTCTTTTTACCCATCACCTGGCATTGCTAGGTGTGAAAATTTAATTACTAAAACAACAGCCCCCAATAAAAGTTGACAGTACATGGGttgaaagtaataaaattgatACATGAAGACTCccttaaacaataaattatttcctgtctatttagCTGTGAGATAAAAACCTTCTTCATGCTGGAAATGGAAATATTGAAGCAGGGACAAAAAGTTTTGATCTTTTACTATAATATTATATACACATTAATCAATGTAGATCCATGTTTGAATTTACAATAGAAATTGAAATGAAAgcattaaaaatgatttgaacaCTTTCTAgataaattaattattaataGTAATTATAATTGACCAAGAAGATAGTGGTTTTTATAGGAATGACCACTAAAAAATTCAATCGACCAGTATTTGCCGGTATTTGCCAGTATTTCCCGGTATTTACCGGTATTTACCACTGGCATGGTCTAGACCACTTTTTTGCCAACCAtgcgtgtataccatgagggtccggattggggtgttgattatttctgtattctttaaattgttatgttacttttctatacattttatttatcttactcattaattattctttctctattctatatatttaggcatcccaatatattttacttacttatgtttagttacattacgacgttaatctctgatttatatactagtcaccaatgtagatgacaaattggtgtcattcatgacaataaaaCAGAATCCACAcaatatatgcgaccattctcggataaaattaattttactctaatttaatactttttgaaaccacttttatcaattttcaatattcattgcctaaattgttaattgttcatgtgttttgtttccgtatattttatattccattgctcatgttttgtttccgtatatattttatgttccattgctcaagtgttgtttccgtatattttagccgctcgtcttgagcctaccaaatTAACACCCtatatagtaataaaattatacttttattgtcattcataactcttaacagaccaattaacagaccgggttttatacatccgacccattaacagaccaggttttaaaaaaagattgatttatgtcaccaaaatacggattttcgtgtagatttttcacacaatgatatcaatttggttaacacacataatgcctgtctttttttcgatgttcaaaatattgcatgcaagtaaattcaacacaggtgtcattttgtgtacattttgtgtgtgtaaaatgtgtataaatttattgatgagtaacttgccttttcattttataggtcgtacatagaagctagaaaaataataattacaccactggattcagtacattgaatatttttgttagacataaatattttttatgataaacatatatttaaaaggttatacaatgaaacatgctgagttttcaatgattttctcgataacacctgattaacagactttagccaacccgattaacagaccaaccgccgatatagccgcatactcaatatagattaaccgaccaatctctcggttagccgagtgtcggccgtgatatgtaaagcatgcatctaagacttattCATACAACAAACTATTGATTCAGCGTAATCAATGACCCTTTATGCTTTTTTTCCCTCTGATAGATTGGTACAGAAACTATCTTGtaaaatcataacaaaatttcaaatgagttacagaaaaattatgaatttccaaagaaaaataataaatgtagTAATGGTAAGATAAAGCAGTGAAAGCACTGTGCTTTAGGGTTTCTGtgcaattttgaaattttatgtgTCATGAATTATCCCGTATTCTAGCTTTCCGTTAAAAAGTTCAAGATATTTTAACATTCGAACAGACATTTGACTCACTTGTAtctatttactttttatatgttgCAGATGGACAATCAAATGGACAGTATGCTTTCTATGCGTTTATGTCACGTGACGAACCGGAACCTGGAGGACACCATCTTCTCGTATACGACACTGTCAAGACTAATGTAGGAAATGCGTATAACAATTTTACTGGTATATTCACAGTTCCTCGTTCAGGTCTCTACTCGTTTACCTGGTCTACTAGAGTCGCATGTCATAAGGCACACACAACTGAATTAGTTATCAACACGAGGATTCTTGGCAGTACATACGTTTACTGTGGCTACAATACCGTGACTGGACATGCAGTCATCTCTGCTACCCAAGGTGAAGCTGTTTTCATTCGGACTCATCTGACTTCACCTGGACAAGGTGCGATAAAAAGTGATGAATTCGGTAGATCAGCATTTTCTGGATTTATGATTGTCTAAAGAAGCTAAGACATTTCAATAACTAACTTTATCCTGTATAGTTACGATAAAATGGAAGAAAGGGTGTAAACTTATTCGggaaaaataaagtattaaaatgtatatatttttttttttatcttttgtatacAATTCCTAGAAGAATAATGGAAACAAATTACCTATATGCCAGCCCAATCTTTGTGAGCCaaattaataacatattttaaaggAGCGCAAGTGATACCCATAAAAATGCCTAGaggaaaaaacaaaatgtaaaggAGCTGTTCTAATTTGGACGTCACAGTGATACCTTCAATACCAAACATATTATCTTACCTCATTGTGTGTTCAAGACGGCCCCAGCACTGTGCGGGACTATTTGACAAATATTAGGATACAACTGTGAATTCCAGTTCACAGATCACTGCGTGTTAATTGGTATTATTTTCATGGTTTGATTTGCTGTTTTTCTGATACTATAAAATGTACGTCAACAATCTGTGTGTTTCTTCTTTGTATCGAGCATCTAATGAGCTAAGCccttttcgactgatttttatagtttgttcttatggtgTACTGCTaaaccactgttccaggttaggggagggtagGCGCCTTCAAATTATTTTAACCCCATCACAATCTATGTGTGCCTGTTCAAATAAGGAGTCTGTAGTTGGATGGTTGTCGAGTTTTTGCTGTttctaatatttgtttttcttttattgttctgcatagtttgtttttatgttgaaccgttacaccactgttccagatAATATGGAGGTTTTCGAGCCACCACATTCGGTTTGccactgtcccaagtcaggggcctgtaattc carries:
- the LOC139519345 gene encoding complement C1q-like protein 4, encoding MDTSYVYYKLFLLTLILHATYSDTIVARLQKLEQYAVSQNEKTTSLENIIRHLGNTVRHLEKENSELQSVQNTHLLTKRRARDQLNVKDARRLLLDGQSNGQYAFYAFMSRDEPEPGGHHLLVYDTVKTNVGNAYNNFTGIFTVPRSGLYSFTWSTRVACHKAHTTELVINTRILGSTYVYCGYNTVTGHAVISATQGEAVFIRTHLTSPGQGAIKSDEFGRSAFSGFMIV